A genomic window from Mesorhizobium sp. 131-2-1 includes:
- a CDS encoding DUF1513 domain-containing protein, giving the protein MVGTRTPLIDRRDFLRAAGAGFVAAMAPRAWAKTLVADAVFATAFVKRDGSYGAAVLSEAGDVLHAIDLPDRGHDVTFDRVSKRSVVFARQPGTFAMVFDHTGRDKPLTIASVTGRHFFGHGVFSTDGALLYATENDFDNAAGVVGVYDARAGFRRVGEFPTYGMGPHELLLLGDDRTIAVANGGIETHPDYGRAELNIATMKPSYVLVDRITGDLIEKHELPPALHQLSIRHMDCDPSGTIWFGCQYRGPAIDRPLLVGRATRGKDLQLLDMPQDVLSGFRNYIGSVAANPAAGTVAVTSPEGNSLAVIDATSGRIVATKALVEVCGLAPDGAGFMATTGAGDIVEGNGATRSEPDYVWDNHMLRIEQAASGVSRFR; this is encoded by the coding sequence ATGGTCGGGACACGCACGCCGCTGATCGACCGCCGCGATTTCCTCAGGGCCGCCGGCGCCGGCTTCGTCGCCGCCATGGCCCCGCGAGCCTGGGCAAAGACGCTTGTTGCCGACGCGGTCTTCGCCACCGCTTTCGTCAAGCGCGACGGCAGCTATGGCGCCGCGGTGCTATCCGAGGCCGGCGACGTGCTGCACGCCATCGACCTGCCCGATCGCGGCCATGACGTCACCTTCGACCGGGTGTCGAAGCGCTCGGTGGTCTTTGCCCGGCAGCCCGGCACTTTTGCCATGGTGTTCGATCACACAGGTCGCGACAAGCCGCTGACCATCGCCAGCGTCACCGGGCGGCACTTCTTCGGCCACGGCGTGTTCTCGACCGACGGCGCGCTGCTCTACGCGACCGAGAATGATTTCGACAACGCCGCCGGCGTCGTCGGTGTCTATGACGCGCGCGCTGGCTTCAGGCGTGTTGGCGAGTTCCCGACCTACGGCATGGGGCCGCATGAGTTGCTTTTGCTCGGCGATGACCGGACGATCGCGGTCGCCAATGGCGGCATCGAGACGCATCCGGACTATGGCCGCGCCGAGCTCAACATCGCCACCATGAAGCCGTCCTATGTGCTGGTCGATCGCATCACCGGCGATCTGATCGAGAAGCACGAACTGCCGCCGGCGCTGCACCAGCTGTCGATCCGCCACATGGATTGCGACCCGTCCGGCACGATCTGGTTCGGCTGCCAGTATCGCGGCCCGGCGATCGACCGTCCGCTGCTGGTCGGCCGCGCGACGCGCGGCAAGGACCTGCAATTGCTCGACATGCCGCAGGACGTGCTTTCCGGCTTCCGCAACTATATCGGCTCGGTCGCCGCCAATCCGGCCGCCGGCACGGTCGCCGTCACCTCGCCGGAAGGCAATTCGCTCGCCGTTATCGATGCCACCAGCGGCAGAATCGTCGCCACCAAGGCCCTTGTCGAGGTCTGCGGCCTGGCGCCCGACGGCGCTGGCTTCATGGCCACGACCGGCGCCGGCGATATCGTCGAAGGCAATGGCGCCACGCGCTCCGAGCCCGACTATGTCTGGGACAACCACATGCTGCGCATCGAGCAGGCGGCCTCGGGTGTGTCGAGATTCAGGTGA
- the rimI gene encoding ribosomal protein S18-alanine N-acetyltransferase encodes MRIPFFQPRRRDYSLQPLTVADSAAVSALHQEDFVRPWTDGEFASLLEQDTVFGYAARETGQGSKPPVGFVLARLAAGEGEILTVAVARSHRRQGLGWQLMDAVLRELHAQRAEALFLEVDETNVAAIALYRRLGFREVGKRANYYRSPERGPTGALVMRRDLR; translated from the coding sequence ATGCGCATTCCCTTCTTTCAGCCGCGCCGCAGGGACTACTCGCTCCAGCCGCTGACGGTTGCCGACAGCGCCGCCGTCTCGGCGCTGCACCAGGAGGACTTCGTGCGGCCGTGGACCGATGGCGAATTCGCCTCTCTGCTCGAGCAGGACACCGTGTTCGGCTATGCCGCGCGCGAGACCGGACAGGGCAGCAAGCCGCCGGTCGGCTTCGTGCTGGCGCGGCTGGCGGCGGGAGAGGGCGAGATCCTCACCGTTGCCGTCGCCCGTTCGCATCGCCGCCAGGGTCTGGGCTGGCAGTTGATGGACGCGGTGCTGCGCGAATTGCACGCGCAGCGCGCCGAGGCGCTGTTCCTCGAGGTCGACGAAACCAATGTCGCGGCCATTGCGCTCTACCGGCGGCTCGGCTTCCGCGAGGTCGGCAAGCGCGCCAACTACTACAGGTCGCCCGAGCGCGGCCCGACCGGCGCGCTTGTCATGCGCCGCGATCTTCGCTAG
- a CDS encoding lysophospholipid acyltransferase family protein, with protein MIKKIRIFLALCLVVAGSLVLVPLQVLSMRTGLWPETFILKIWHRMIARALGLRIHVRGELSSQRPLLVASNHISWTDIMVLGSKVDVKFIARADMANWPMIGMLSKLQRTVFIERERKRSSGDQASEIASRMANGDAMVLFAEGSTGDGNLLLPFKSTLFGAASMAISEGAAQEVFIQPVAIVYTRLHGVPLGRRHRPIAAWIGDEDLMPHLKVLLAEGALDVELHFGEPIAFSKGSNRKETARLMESRVREMVQAALAEPRPSR; from the coding sequence ATGATCAAGAAAATCAGGATTTTCCTGGCGCTCTGCCTGGTCGTCGCCGGCTCGCTGGTCCTCGTGCCGCTGCAGGTCCTGTCGATGAGGACGGGGCTCTGGCCGGAAACCTTCATCCTCAAGATCTGGCACCGGATGATCGCCAGGGCGCTCGGCCTGCGCATCCACGTCAGGGGCGAGCTGTCCAGCCAGCGCCCGCTGCTGGTGGCGTCCAACCACATCTCCTGGACCGACATCATGGTGCTGGGCTCCAAGGTCGACGTGAAATTCATCGCCCGCGCCGACATGGCCAACTGGCCGATGATCGGCATGCTGTCGAAGCTGCAGCGCACTGTCTTTATCGAGCGGGAACGCAAGCGCAGCTCGGGCGACCAGGCCAGCGAGATCGCCAGCCGCATGGCCAATGGCGACGCCATGGTGCTGTTCGCCGAGGGTTCGACCGGCGATGGCAATCTGCTTTTGCCCTTCAAGAGCACGCTGTTCGGCGCCGCCTCGATGGCGATTTCGGAAGGAGCGGCGCAGGAAGTGTTCATCCAGCCGGTGGCCATCGTCTACACCAGGCTGCATGGCGTGCCGCTTGGCCGCCGCCACCGGCCGATCGCCGCCTGGATCGGCGACGAGGACCTGATGCCGCATCTCAAGGTGCTGCTGGCCGAAGGCGCGCTCGACGTCGAGCTGCATTTCGGTGAGCCGATCGCATTTTCCAAGGGCTCGAACCGCAAGGAGACGGCAAGGCTGATGGAAAGCCGGGTGCGCGAGATGGTGCAAGCGGCGCTCGCCGAGCCACGCCCGAGCCGCTGA
- the miaB gene encoding tRNA (N6-isopentenyl adenosine(37)-C2)-methylthiotransferase MiaB: MDLNTTERNDIAIASDSLAAPAATKKVFVKTYGCQMNVYDSQRMTDALAADGYVATDSVDDADLVLLNTCHIREKAAEKVYSELGRIRDMKAERAGMGRELLIGVAGCVAQAEGAEIIRRAPAVDLVIGPQTYHRLPDVLARVRGGEKIVETDYAVEDKFEHLPQPNRAEVAKRGVTAFLTVQEGCDKFCTFCVVPYTRGSEVSRPVAQIVAEAERLAEAGVREVTLLGQNVNAWHGEGEGGEEWGLGRLLFRLAEIPGLARLRYTTSHPRDMDDELIAAHRDLPALMPYLHLPVQSGSDRILKAMNRRHTARDYLALIERIRAARGDIAMSGDFIVGFPGETDADFEATMQLVREVNYASAFSFKYSPRPGTPGAEMAGHLPEAVKDERLQRLQALLLKQQQDFGSSLVGKTIGTLIEKPGRQSGQKVGRSPWLQPVIVDEKAGEIGDIIQVRITRTGYNSLFAELA, encoded by the coding sequence ATGGACCTGAACACGACAGAACGGAACGATATCGCTATCGCGTCCGACAGCCTGGCGGCGCCTGCTGCGACGAAGAAAGTCTTCGTCAAGACCTATGGCTGTCAGATGAACGTCTACGACTCGCAGCGCATGACTGATGCGCTGGCGGCCGACGGCTATGTCGCGACCGATAGTGTCGATGATGCCGACCTGGTGCTGCTCAATACCTGCCACATCCGGGAAAAGGCGGCGGAAAAGGTCTATTCGGAGCTTGGCCGCATCCGCGACATGAAAGCTGAACGGGCCGGGATGGGACGCGAGTTGCTGATCGGCGTCGCCGGCTGCGTGGCGCAGGCCGAAGGCGCCGAGATCATCCGCCGCGCCCCGGCCGTCGATCTGGTCATCGGTCCGCAGACCTATCACCGGCTGCCGGACGTGCTGGCAAGGGTGCGCGGCGGCGAGAAGATCGTCGAGACCGACTATGCCGTCGAGGACAAGTTCGAGCACCTGCCGCAGCCGAACCGCGCCGAGGTCGCCAAGCGTGGCGTCACCGCCTTCCTCACGGTGCAGGAAGGCTGCGACAAGTTCTGCACCTTCTGCGTCGTGCCCTATACGCGCGGTTCGGAAGTCTCGCGGCCGGTGGCGCAGATCGTCGCCGAGGCCGAGCGCCTGGCGGAAGCCGGCGTGCGTGAGGTGACGCTGCTGGGCCAGAACGTCAACGCCTGGCATGGCGAGGGCGAAGGCGGCGAGGAGTGGGGACTTGGCCGCCTGCTGTTCAGGCTGGCCGAGATCCCCGGCCTGGCGCGGCTGCGCTACACCACCAGCCATCCGCGCGACATGGATGACGAATTGATCGCCGCCCACCGCGACCTGCCGGCGCTGATGCCCTATCTGCATCTGCCGGTGCAGTCGGGTTCGGACCGCATCCTGAAAGCGATGAACCGCAGGCATACGGCGCGCGACTATCTGGCGCTGATCGAGCGCATTCGCGCCGCGCGCGGCGACATCGCCATGTCGGGCGACTTCATCGTCGGCTTCCCCGGCGAGACGGACGCCGATTTCGAAGCGACCATGCAGCTTGTGCGCGAGGTCAACTATGCGTCGGCCTTCTCGTTCAAATATTCGCCGCGTCCAGGTACGCCGGGCGCCGAAATGGCCGGCCACCTGCCGGAAGCCGTCAAGGACGAGCGCCTGCAGCGCCTGCAGGCGCTGCTCCTGAAGCAGCAGCAGGATTTCGGCTCGAGCCTGGTCGGCAAGACCATCGGCACGCTGATCGAGAAGCCGGGCCGGCAGTCCGGCCAGAAGGTCGGCCGCTCGCCCTGGCTGCAGCCGGTTATTGTTGATGAAAAGGCCGGCGAAATCGGTGACATTATTCAGGTACGAATCACAAGGACGGGCTACAATAGCCTGTTCGCCGAATTGGCCTGA
- the tsaB gene encoding tRNA (adenosine(37)-N6)-threonylcarbamoyltransferase complex dimerization subunit type 1 TsaB has product MKLLAIDCAAALCAACVYDAAAERELGRQVLDLGKGHAEHLMAVIDAALKAAETRYAGLGAIAVSVGPGSFTGLRVGVSTARGLALALKIPAIGVTTLEALAAEAAASFPGRTVIATLDAGREEIHAAVYDKALALAYGPAVTTLAQATAMAVDTSAVLAGTAAPKIAASAGRAFDIGPTGATADIAVYARLAAAKGAGERPKPLYLRGADAKPQAGFILPRQAS; this is encoded by the coding sequence ATGAAGCTGCTCGCCATCGACTGTGCCGCCGCGCTGTGCGCCGCTTGCGTCTACGACGCAGCGGCGGAGCGCGAGCTTGGCCGCCAGGTGCTCGACCTCGGCAAGGGGCATGCCGAGCATCTCATGGCGGTCATCGACGCGGCGCTGAAAGCGGCAGAGACCCGCTATGCCGGCCTCGGCGCCATTGCCGTTTCCGTCGGCCCCGGTTCCTTCACCGGCCTGCGCGTCGGCGTCTCCACGGCGCGCGGCCTGGCGCTGGCGCTGAAAATCCCGGCGATCGGCGTCACGACGCTCGAAGCCCTGGCTGCGGAGGCGGCCGCGTCCTTTCCCGGCCGCACGGTGATCGCCACCCTCGATGCCGGGCGCGAGGAGATCCACGCCGCAGTCTATGACAAAGCGTTAGCGCTGGCTTACGGTCCGGCGGTGACCACCCTCGCGCAGGCAACGGCCATGGCGGTGGACACGTCCGCCGTGCTCGCCGGCACGGCAGCGCCGAAGATCGCCGCTTCGGCCGGGCGCGCCTTCGACATCGGCCCGACCGGCGCCACGGCCGACATCGCCGTCTATGCACGTCTGGCCGCGGCCAAGGGCGCGGGCGAAAGGCCGAAGCCGCTCTATCTGCGCGGCGCCGACGCCAAGCCGCAGGCTGGCTTCATTCTCCCACGACAGGCAAGCTGA